Proteins from one Vicugna pacos chromosome 25, VicPac4, whole genome shotgun sequence genomic window:
- the TONSL gene encoding tonsoku-like protein isoform X1, which translates to MSLDRELRQLSKAKAKAQRSGQLREEAALCHQLGELLASHGCYAEALQEHQQELQLLETTDDPLGCAVAHRKIGERLAEMEDYSAALQHQHRYLELAHSLSNYIEQQRAWATIGRTHLDIYDHHQSQDALLQAQTAFEKSLAIVEEKLEGTLAKRELSEMRTRLYLNLGLTFESLQEMALCNAYFKKSIFLAEQNHLYEDLFRARYNLGAIHWRRGQHSQAMRCLEGARECARVMKQAFMESECCVLTSQVLQDLGDFLAAKRALKKAYRLGSQKPLQKAVVCRTLKYVLAVVRLQQQLEESKGSDPQAAMGICEQLGDLFSKAGDFPKAAKAYQKQLQLAELLRRPGPELAVIHVSLAATLGDMKDHRQAVRHYEEELRLRGGNALEEAKTWLNIALSREEAGDAYELLAPCFQKALSCAQQARQPQLQRQALQHLHTVQLRLQPQEAPGTEARLQELGVAEDEEDEGDQGDDDDDTLEAIEVELSESEDEADGRSPQLEEDEELPGCLGRRRVNKWNRRNDVGETLLHRACIEGKLGRVQDLVRQGHPLNPRDYCGWTPLHEACNYGHLDIVRFLLDHGAAVDDPGGQGCEGITPLHDALNCGHFEVAELLIKRGASVTLRTRKGHSPLETLQQWVKLYSRDLDSETQKKAGAMERLLQAASLSRAPNGSLAPQTLPSNHLFDPETSPPSSPCPGSRGACQASARTSHEAPVVTRPRRSRHRLASSSSSEGEDSSGPPQATQKRPRHSVPAQQAKAWMPGPSSEGEAAMASAGWVAYRAAIRGVGSARSCCLGPSPLRGPDEAPSLPAALVPGEECLTEDWLEDDLPRTHSHPDIWPPRPQSDGDGRRLSASGSGGSASPIRPRTRARQSRLPSLKSWSALVRPEGDCSPAMEAPQGPEVPRTSGPGGESPAAGQPSGQALPPPIRVRVRVQDSLFLIPVPHSREAHSVAWLAEQAAQRYHQACGLLPRLTLQKEGALLAPQDPIPAVLQNNEEVLAEVTSWDLPPLMDRYRRACQSLEQGEHRQVLQAMEHQGSGPSFSACSLALRQAQLTPLLRALKLHSALRELHLAGNQLEDGCIAELLAALDTVPGLTLLDLSSNHLGPEGLRQLATGLLGQATLQNLEELDLSMNPLGDGCGRALASVLQACPLLRTLYLRACGFGPSFFLNHQVALDNAFRDAKCLKTLALSYNVLGATALAQALQSLPAHTLLRLELSAVTASKSDTGLVEPMVRYLTKEGCALEHLSLSANHLGDKAVRDLSRCLPLCPSLVSLDLSANPEISCASLEELLSALRERPQGLSFLGLAGCAVQGPLGPGLWDQALGQLQELQLCSRRLSAEDRGALHRLLPSRLGPRTCTLDQGHKLFFKRL; encoded by the exons ATGAGCCTGGACCGCGAGCTTCGCC AGCTGAgcaaggccaaggccaaggcccAGAGGAGCGGGCAGCTGCGGGAGGAGGCCGCTCTCTGCCACCAGCTAGGGGAGCTCCTGGCCAGCCATG GCTGCTACGCGGAGGCCCTGCAGGAGCACCAGCAAGAGCTGCAGCTCCTAGAGACCACCGACGACCCTCTGGGCTGCGCGGTGGCCCACCGCAAGATCGGAGAGCGGCTGGCAGAGATGGAGGACTACTCAGCTGCCCTGCAG CACCAGCACCGCTACCTGGAGCTGGCACATTCCCTGTCCAACTACATCGAGCAGCAGAGGGCCTGGGCCACCATCGGCCGCACCCACCTGGACATCTATGATCACCACCAGTCACAGGACGCCTTGCTTCAGGCACAGACTGCCTTCGAGAAAAGCTTGGCTATAGTGGAGGAGAAGCTGGAAG GAACGTTGGCCAAACGAGAGCTGAGTGAAATGAGGACCCGGCTCTACCTTAACCTCGGCCTCACCTTCGAGAGCCTGCAGGAGATGGCTCTTTGCAACGCCTACTTCAAGAAGAGTATCTTTCTTGCTGA GCAGAACCACCTCTACGAGGACCTGTTTCGTGCCCGCTACAACCTGGGCGCCATCCACTGGCGCAGGGGACAGCACTCCCAGGCCATGCGCTGCCTGGAGGGGGCCCGGGAGTGCGCGCGTGTCATGAAGCAGGCCTTCATGGAGAGCGAGTGCTGCGTGCTCACCTCACAG GTCCTCCAAGACCTGGGGGATTTTTTGGCTGCCAAGAGAGCCTTGAAGAAGGCCTATAGGCTTGGCTCCCAGAAGCCTTTGCAGAAGGCAGTGGTCTGCCGGACCCTCAAGTATG TGCTGGCAGTGGTCCggctgcagcagcagctggaggagtCCAAGGGTAGTGACCCTCAGGCCGCCATGGGCATCTGTGAGCAGTTGGGGGACCTGTTCTCCAAGGCCGGTGACTTCCCCAAGGCCGCCAAGGCCTACCAGAAGCAG CTGCAGTTGGCGGAGCTGCTTCGCAGGCCAGGCCCTGAGCTGGCTGTCATCCACGTGTCTCTGGCTGCCACCTTGGGAGACATGAAGGACCACCGCCAGGCCGTGCGCCACTATGAGGAGGAGCTAAGGCTGCGTGGCGGCAACGCCCTGGAG GAGGCCAAGACCTGGTTGAACATCGCACTGTCCCGTGAGGAGGCCGGAGATGCCTACGAGCTGCTGGCGCCATGCTTCCAGAAGGCTCTCAGCTGTGCCCAGCAGGCTCGGCAGCCCCAGCTGCAG AGGCAGGCCTTACAGCACCTCCACACCGTGCAGTTGAGGCTGCAGCCCCAGGAGGCCCCTGGCACTGAAGCCAGGCTGCAGGAGCTGGGTGTGGCTGAGGACGAGGAGGACGAGGGCGACCAAGGGGACGACGACGACGACACCCTGGAGGCCATCGAGGTGGAGCTCTCGGAGAGCG AGGATGAAGCTGATGGCAGGTCCCCGCAGCTAGAGGAGGACGAGGAGCTTCCAGGCTGCCTGGGCCGGCGGAGGGTGAACAAG TGGAACCGGCGCAACGACGTTGGGGAGACTCTGCTGCATCGGGCCTGCATCGAGGGCAAGCTGGGCCGCGTCCAGGACCTCGTGAGGCAG GGCCACCCCCTGAACCCTCGGGACTACTGTGGCTGGACGCCCCTGCATGAGGCCTGCAACTACGGGCATCTGG ACATCGTCCGTTTCCTGCTGGACCATGGGGCTGCGGTGGATGACCCAGGTGGCCAGGGCTGTGAGGGCATCACTCCCCTGCACGATGCCCTCAACTGTGGCCACTTTGAGGTGGCCGAGCTGCTCATCAAGCGGGGAGCGTCGGTCACCCTCCGAACCAGGAAG GGCCACAGCCCGCTGGAGACCCTGCAGCAGTGGGTGAAGCTGTACAGCAGGGATCTGGACAGCGAGACGCAAAAGAAGGCGGGTGCCATGGAGAGGCTGCTCCAGGCGGCCTCCTTGAGCCGAG CTCCTAACGGCTCCCTGGCTCCCCAGACCCTCCCAAGTAACCATCTATTTGACCCTGAGACCTCTCCCCCATCAAGCCCCTGCCCAGGATCCCGAGGGGCCTGTCAGGCAAGTGCCAGGACCTCTCATGAGGCACCAGTTGTGACCAGACCTCGGAGGAGCAGGCACAGGCTGGCCAGCAGTAGCAGCTCAGAGGGTGAGGACAGCTCAGGTCCCCCACAGGCAACCCAGAAGAGGCCCCGGCACTCTGTCCCAGCCCAGCAGGCCAAGGCCTGGATGCCTGGCCCCAGCAGTGAAGGGGAGGCAGCCATGGCGAGTGCTGGCTGGGTGGCCTACCGTGCAGCTATCCGCGGTGTGGGTAGTGCCCGGAGCTGCTGCCTGGGTCCCAGCCCACTGCGAGGCCCTGACGAGGCCCCCAGCCTCCCGGCAGCACTCGTCCCTGGGGAGGAATGCTTGACTGAGGACTGGCTGGAGGATGACTTGCCTCGGACCCACAGCCACCCGGATATCTGGCCGCCCCGCCCCCAGAGCGATGGGGACGGCAGGAGGCTCAGTGCTTCGGGATCAGGCGGCAGTGCGAGTCCCATCAGGCCTCGGACCCGGGCCAGACAGAGCCGTCTGCCCTCCCTCAAGAGTTGGAGTGCACTGGTCAGACCAGAGGGAGACTGCAGCCCAGCCATGGAGGCCCCACAGGGCCCCGAGGTCCCCAGGACCTCGGGGCCCGGTGGGGAGAGCCCTGCAGCAGGCCAGCCCTCG ggccaggccctgccccctcccatccGAGTTCGAGTCCGAGTGCAGGATAGTCTCTTCCTCATCCCTGTCCCGCACAG CAGGGAGGCCCACTCTGTGGCCTGGCTGGCTGAGCAGGCCGCCCAACGTTACCACCAGGCCTGTGGGCTGCTGCCACGGCTCACCCTACAAAAAGAGGGGGCCCTGCTGGCCCCCCAGGACCCCATCCCTGCTGTGCTGCAGAACAATGAGGAG GTGTTGGCTGAGGTGACTTCCTGGGACCTTCCCCCACTGATGGACCGCTACCGCAGAGCCTGCCAGAGCCTGGAGCAAG GGGAGCACCGGCAGGTACTGCAGGCCATGGAGCACCAGGGCTCAGGCCCTTCGTTCAGCGCCTGCTCCCTGGCCCTgcgccaggcccagctcaccccTCTGCTGCGGGCCCTGAAGCTGCACTCGGCGCTCCGGGAACTGCATCTGGCAGGGAACCAGCTGGAGGATGGATGCATTGCTGAGCTGCTGGCTGCCCTGGACACTGTGCCCGGCCTGACCCTCCTGGACCTCTCCTCCAATCACCTGGGCCCTGAAGGCCTGCGCCAGCTTGCCACAGGCCTCCTGGGGCAGGCCACCTTGCAG AACTTGGAAGAGCTGGACTTAAGCATGAACCCCCTCGGGGATGGCTGTGGCCGGGCCCTGGCCTCTGTTCTGCAGGCCTGCCCCTTGCTCCGCACCCTGTACCTCCGGGCCTGTGGCTTTGGCCCCAGCTTCTTCCTTAACCACCAGGTGGCCCTTGACAATGCCTTCCGAG ATGCCAAGTGCCTGAAGACACTGGCCCTGTCCTACAATGTCCTGGGCGCCAcagccctggcccaggccctgcaGAGCCTCCCCGCCCACACCCTCCTGCGCCTGGAGCTGAGTGCTGTGACAGCCAGCAAGAGTGACACAGGCCTTGTGGAGCCCATGGTCAGATACCTGACGAAG GAAGGCTGTGCTCTGGAGCATCTGAGCCTGTCGGCAAACCACCTGGGCGACAAGGCAGTGAGAGACCTGAGCAG ATGTCTCCCCCTCTGTCCCTCGCTGGTCTCACTGGATCTGTCCGCCAACCCCGAGATCAGCTGTGCCAGCCTGGAGGAGCTCCTGTCTGCCCTCCGAGAGCGGCCCCAAGGCCTCAGCTTCCTTGGCCTGGCAG GCTGTGCTGTCCAGGGCCCCCTGGGCCCGGGCCTTTGGGACCAGGCTCTGGGACAGCTGCAGGAGTTACAGCTGTGCAGCAGACGTCTCTCCGCTGAGGACCGGGGTGCCCTGCACCGGCTGCTGCCCAGCCGGCTGGGCCCCAGAACCTGCACGCTGGACCAAGGCCATAAGCTCTTTTTCAAGCGCCTCTGA
- the TONSL gene encoding tonsoku-like protein isoform X4: MNIPLEHQHRYLELAHSLSNYIEQQRAWATIGRTHLDIYDHHQSQDALLQAQTAFEKSLAIVEEKLEGTLAKRELSEMRTRLYLNLGLTFESLQEMALCNAYFKKSIFLAEQNHLYEDLFRARYNLGAIHWRRGQHSQAMRCLEGARECARVMKQAFMESECCVLTSQVLQDLGDFLAAKRALKKAYRLGSQKPLQKAVVCRTLKYVLAVVRLQQQLEESKGSDPQAAMGICEQLGDLFSKAGDFPKAAKAYQKQLQLAELLRRPGPELAVIHVSLAATLGDMKDHRQAVRHYEEELRLRGGNALEEAKTWLNIALSREEAGDAYELLAPCFQKALSCAQQARQPQLQRQALQHLHTVQLRLQPQEAPGTEARLQELGVAEDEEDEGDQGDDDDDTLEAIEVELSESEDEADGRSPQLEEDEELPGCLGRRRVNKWNRRNDVGETLLHRACIEGKLGRVQDLVRQGHPLNPRDYCGWTPLHEACNYGHLDIVRFLLDHGAAVDDPGGQGCEGITPLHDALNCGHFEVAELLIKRGASVTLRTRKGHSPLETLQQWVKLYSRDLDSETQKKAGAMERLLQAASLSRAPNGSLAPQTLPSNHLFDPETSPPSSPCPGSRGACQASARTSHEAPVVTRPRRSRHRLASSSSSEGEDSSGPPQATQKRPRHSVPAQQAKAWMPGPSSEGEAAMASAGWVAYRAAIRGVGSARSCCLGPSPLRGPDEAPSLPAALVPGEECLTEDWLEDDLPRTHSHPDIWPPRPQSDGDGRRLSASGSGGSASPIRPRTRARQSRLPSLKSWSALVRPEGDCSPAMEAPQGPEVPRTSGPGGESPAAGQPSGQALPPPIRVRVRVQDSLFLIPVPHSREAHSVAWLAEQAAQRYHQACGLLPRLTLQKEGALLAPQDPIPAVLQNNEEVLAEVTSWDLPPLMDRYRRACQSLEQGEHRQVLQAMEHQGSGPSFSACSLALRQAQLTPLLRALKLHSALRELHLAGNQLEDGCIAELLAALDTVPGLTLLDLSSNHLGPEGLRQLATGLLGQATLQNLEELDLSMNPLGDGCGRALASVLQACPLLRTLYLRACGFGPSFFLNHQVALDNAFRDAKCLKTLALSYNVLGATALAQALQSLPAHTLLRLELSAVTASKSDTGLVEPMVRYLTKEGCALEHLSLSANHLGDKAVRDLSRCLPLCPSLVSLDLSANPEISCASLEELLSALRERPQGLSFLGLAGCAVQGPLGPGLWDQALGQLQELQLCSRRLSAEDRGALHRLLPSRLGPRTCTLDQGHKLFFKRL; the protein is encoded by the exons ATGAACATACCACTGGAG CACCAGCACCGCTACCTGGAGCTGGCACATTCCCTGTCCAACTACATCGAGCAGCAGAGGGCCTGGGCCACCATCGGCCGCACCCACCTGGACATCTATGATCACCACCAGTCACAGGACGCCTTGCTTCAGGCACAGACTGCCTTCGAGAAAAGCTTGGCTATAGTGGAGGAGAAGCTGGAAG GAACGTTGGCCAAACGAGAGCTGAGTGAAATGAGGACCCGGCTCTACCTTAACCTCGGCCTCACCTTCGAGAGCCTGCAGGAGATGGCTCTTTGCAACGCCTACTTCAAGAAGAGTATCTTTCTTGCTGA GCAGAACCACCTCTACGAGGACCTGTTTCGTGCCCGCTACAACCTGGGCGCCATCCACTGGCGCAGGGGACAGCACTCCCAGGCCATGCGCTGCCTGGAGGGGGCCCGGGAGTGCGCGCGTGTCATGAAGCAGGCCTTCATGGAGAGCGAGTGCTGCGTGCTCACCTCACAG GTCCTCCAAGACCTGGGGGATTTTTTGGCTGCCAAGAGAGCCTTGAAGAAGGCCTATAGGCTTGGCTCCCAGAAGCCTTTGCAGAAGGCAGTGGTCTGCCGGACCCTCAAGTATG TGCTGGCAGTGGTCCggctgcagcagcagctggaggagtCCAAGGGTAGTGACCCTCAGGCCGCCATGGGCATCTGTGAGCAGTTGGGGGACCTGTTCTCCAAGGCCGGTGACTTCCCCAAGGCCGCCAAGGCCTACCAGAAGCAG CTGCAGTTGGCGGAGCTGCTTCGCAGGCCAGGCCCTGAGCTGGCTGTCATCCACGTGTCTCTGGCTGCCACCTTGGGAGACATGAAGGACCACCGCCAGGCCGTGCGCCACTATGAGGAGGAGCTAAGGCTGCGTGGCGGCAACGCCCTGGAG GAGGCCAAGACCTGGTTGAACATCGCACTGTCCCGTGAGGAGGCCGGAGATGCCTACGAGCTGCTGGCGCCATGCTTCCAGAAGGCTCTCAGCTGTGCCCAGCAGGCTCGGCAGCCCCAGCTGCAG AGGCAGGCCTTACAGCACCTCCACACCGTGCAGTTGAGGCTGCAGCCCCAGGAGGCCCCTGGCACTGAAGCCAGGCTGCAGGAGCTGGGTGTGGCTGAGGACGAGGAGGACGAGGGCGACCAAGGGGACGACGACGACGACACCCTGGAGGCCATCGAGGTGGAGCTCTCGGAGAGCG AGGATGAAGCTGATGGCAGGTCCCCGCAGCTAGAGGAGGACGAGGAGCTTCCAGGCTGCCTGGGCCGGCGGAGGGTGAACAAG TGGAACCGGCGCAACGACGTTGGGGAGACTCTGCTGCATCGGGCCTGCATCGAGGGCAAGCTGGGCCGCGTCCAGGACCTCGTGAGGCAG GGCCACCCCCTGAACCCTCGGGACTACTGTGGCTGGACGCCCCTGCATGAGGCCTGCAACTACGGGCATCTGG ACATCGTCCGTTTCCTGCTGGACCATGGGGCTGCGGTGGATGACCCAGGTGGCCAGGGCTGTGAGGGCATCACTCCCCTGCACGATGCCCTCAACTGTGGCCACTTTGAGGTGGCCGAGCTGCTCATCAAGCGGGGAGCGTCGGTCACCCTCCGAACCAGGAAG GGCCACAGCCCGCTGGAGACCCTGCAGCAGTGGGTGAAGCTGTACAGCAGGGATCTGGACAGCGAGACGCAAAAGAAGGCGGGTGCCATGGAGAGGCTGCTCCAGGCGGCCTCCTTGAGCCGAG CTCCTAACGGCTCCCTGGCTCCCCAGACCCTCCCAAGTAACCATCTATTTGACCCTGAGACCTCTCCCCCATCAAGCCCCTGCCCAGGATCCCGAGGGGCCTGTCAGGCAAGTGCCAGGACCTCTCATGAGGCACCAGTTGTGACCAGACCTCGGAGGAGCAGGCACAGGCTGGCCAGCAGTAGCAGCTCAGAGGGTGAGGACAGCTCAGGTCCCCCACAGGCAACCCAGAAGAGGCCCCGGCACTCTGTCCCAGCCCAGCAGGCCAAGGCCTGGATGCCTGGCCCCAGCAGTGAAGGGGAGGCAGCCATGGCGAGTGCTGGCTGGGTGGCCTACCGTGCAGCTATCCGCGGTGTGGGTAGTGCCCGGAGCTGCTGCCTGGGTCCCAGCCCACTGCGAGGCCCTGACGAGGCCCCCAGCCTCCCGGCAGCACTCGTCCCTGGGGAGGAATGCTTGACTGAGGACTGGCTGGAGGATGACTTGCCTCGGACCCACAGCCACCCGGATATCTGGCCGCCCCGCCCCCAGAGCGATGGGGACGGCAGGAGGCTCAGTGCTTCGGGATCAGGCGGCAGTGCGAGTCCCATCAGGCCTCGGACCCGGGCCAGACAGAGCCGTCTGCCCTCCCTCAAGAGTTGGAGTGCACTGGTCAGACCAGAGGGAGACTGCAGCCCAGCCATGGAGGCCCCACAGGGCCCCGAGGTCCCCAGGACCTCGGGGCCCGGTGGGGAGAGCCCTGCAGCAGGCCAGCCCTCG ggccaggccctgccccctcccatccGAGTTCGAGTCCGAGTGCAGGATAGTCTCTTCCTCATCCCTGTCCCGCACAG CAGGGAGGCCCACTCTGTGGCCTGGCTGGCTGAGCAGGCCGCCCAACGTTACCACCAGGCCTGTGGGCTGCTGCCACGGCTCACCCTACAAAAAGAGGGGGCCCTGCTGGCCCCCCAGGACCCCATCCCTGCTGTGCTGCAGAACAATGAGGAG GTGTTGGCTGAGGTGACTTCCTGGGACCTTCCCCCACTGATGGACCGCTACCGCAGAGCCTGCCAGAGCCTGGAGCAAG GGGAGCACCGGCAGGTACTGCAGGCCATGGAGCACCAGGGCTCAGGCCCTTCGTTCAGCGCCTGCTCCCTGGCCCTgcgccaggcccagctcaccccTCTGCTGCGGGCCCTGAAGCTGCACTCGGCGCTCCGGGAACTGCATCTGGCAGGGAACCAGCTGGAGGATGGATGCATTGCTGAGCTGCTGGCTGCCCTGGACACTGTGCCCGGCCTGACCCTCCTGGACCTCTCCTCCAATCACCTGGGCCCTGAAGGCCTGCGCCAGCTTGCCACAGGCCTCCTGGGGCAGGCCACCTTGCAG AACTTGGAAGAGCTGGACTTAAGCATGAACCCCCTCGGGGATGGCTGTGGCCGGGCCCTGGCCTCTGTTCTGCAGGCCTGCCCCTTGCTCCGCACCCTGTACCTCCGGGCCTGTGGCTTTGGCCCCAGCTTCTTCCTTAACCACCAGGTGGCCCTTGACAATGCCTTCCGAG ATGCCAAGTGCCTGAAGACACTGGCCCTGTCCTACAATGTCCTGGGCGCCAcagccctggcccaggccctgcaGAGCCTCCCCGCCCACACCCTCCTGCGCCTGGAGCTGAGTGCTGTGACAGCCAGCAAGAGTGACACAGGCCTTGTGGAGCCCATGGTCAGATACCTGACGAAG GAAGGCTGTGCTCTGGAGCATCTGAGCCTGTCGGCAAACCACCTGGGCGACAAGGCAGTGAGAGACCTGAGCAG ATGTCTCCCCCTCTGTCCCTCGCTGGTCTCACTGGATCTGTCCGCCAACCCCGAGATCAGCTGTGCCAGCCTGGAGGAGCTCCTGTCTGCCCTCCGAGAGCGGCCCCAAGGCCTCAGCTTCCTTGGCCTGGCAG GCTGTGCTGTCCAGGGCCCCCTGGGCCCGGGCCTTTGGGACCAGGCTCTGGGACAGCTGCAGGAGTTACAGCTGTGCAGCAGACGTCTCTCCGCTGAGGACCGGGGTGCCCTGCACCGGCTGCTGCCCAGCCGGCTGGGCCCCAGAACCTGCACGCTGGACCAAGGCCATAAGCTCTTTTTCAAGCGCCTCTGA